The Planococcus halocryophilus nucleotide sequence CATACCTATGACGTCAGCCGGGATTGCTCCTCCTCAAGAATTCCACCAAAACTCCACTTTTTTTCTTACTCAGAATGATCAATTAACGCATCAAGATGCTTTAAAATCGAGCTTATTCTTATCCCCTCATTTGCCACCCATTGTGTTCTGTCATTGGGATCGCGTACGCCAGAATGATGAAGCGCAACGACAACCCATTGATCGTTAAATACAGGTGACCCAGATGAACCCGGCTGTGTGTCTGTCACATAATGGATGAAATCTTCTGATAAAAATTTAACTCGGTTTTCTCTGACTGTTACCGCTTTATGTCCACCTTGCGGATGCTGAATAATAGAAACGTATTCATTTTCCATGATGTTTAGATTAGGTGAAAGTTTCAAATGCCCAAAATCAGTCAGCCTTCTGTTATCACCTGAAAATTCTTGGACTGCAACGATTGTAAAATCCAGCCTTTTATCCGTTATGAATAGTTTATCCGGATCAAGTCTAAAAATGGTTGATTGACACAGAACGTTATTTTCATCCGTTTGGTAGTTAAACTCAGCGGTACTATAAACTGCTACCTCTTCTTTATCTAAAACATGGTTGTTTGTCATGATTAGAGACGGAGATATCAGAAATCCCGTACCATATCCTACGACTCTTCCCACACGATCAGAAAGGACGATACGACAAACTGAATTCCCTATATTGAATCCGGATTGCAAATAGGATATGGGAAATAAATCATTTCCAAAAATAATCCGTTCTAAAGCAGGGCCGTCCAGATCCTCCGCATTTTCGATTCGTGCTTCTATTTTTTTTGCCGTTTCATGTACAGTTTCTACGTCTTCCTCATCTGGTTTTTCTTCGCTTTTTTCGAGAAGCTCTTGATATCTGCTCAGTGCCTCTTCATTGATTCTTTCTTTTTCTTCGATTAACTTTTCTTTTTTATTTTCTAAGTTTTTAAACGGGTGAATGTCAGAAATGGTAACCATCTCCTTTTCCAATAAAATTGTAGCCGTTAGAAATAAACTCAATACCCCCCTTTATGATACAAATTGGTTAAGAGAGTGTTCTAAGCATGAGATTCTTTCTATTATTGAAAATGAGTTATTTAGTCTATGGGCTCAAGGTACTACACCAGTAAAAATTACCTTTATTAGGACTTTAACGTCTCGGGGCTCCCGAATGTATTTTGCTAACTCTAACTTTTTTGAGCACAATATTTGGCACCGGCAACGTTACTACCATGAGCACTAATGACTTAAAAGCTATTAAAAAATCCATTTATATTTATGTATCTTTTTTACTATATTTATGACTTTTTTATTAAAAAACCGTTTGTTCACGGCTCATTATACACCGATATTAAGTAAATGCAACGAAAAGAACTTATTTTTTAAAATATTTAGAAAACTTTTTTATTTATCTTTTATTCAACTTATAAAAATTATAAAAAAAAACCTGAAGAATATAGAATTCCAATTGATTTTGCGTTGATGTTAACAATAAGTTTAAAAATATTATCTCTCATATGAGGTACTACTTTTTAATTTTTATCTCGTAAAAAATGAAAAACCAACCACAAAATCTCTTAAAAGAAATTTTGTGGCTGGTTTAGTTTAGTTAGAATGATGGTTTTATCTTTTAGTTATCCCTTAAAGTCCAGGCAAGATGCCTGCAAACAAGTTCAAGATAAACACCGTAACCAAAGCCGTCAAGCCTGCGATAAAGCCTCCGCCTGTCCAAGCGAGAAGAGTTTGTGGGATTGTCAGCTTACCGAAGCGGTTAACCACCCAGAAACCAGAGTCGTTCGGCAATGATAGACCAATACCACCTGCACAGATTGCAAGACCGAGTAAAATTGGGGAAACGCCAAGTTCGCCGACCATTGGTCCCAGAATACTAGATGTTGTAACCAGTGCCACTGTTGCTGAACCGAGTGAAGCACGTAAAATTTGAGAAAAGATAAAAGCTAGCAAAAGAACGGGAATGCTCCAACTTTGCATTGTTGAAATCAAGTGATCGCCAATCCCACTGCTATTAATAACCGCACCAAACGCACCACCCGCACCAGTGATCAAGATGATCATTCCTGCTGAGTTGATCGCTTCAGAATACAAGCGATTGTTTGGAATTGCGATATACGGACGCAAAAAGATAATGGCTGCGAAGACACTGATTAACAGTGCGACATTTTTTTCTCCGACAAAACCGAAGATACTCGCAATTGCTGTTCCTGGGAATAGGAGTTGCGACACCGTATTCGTTAAAATTAGGACAATCGGTAATGCCAACATCGTGAAACTCAAGCTTGTGCTGATTTCTTTTTTCGGTAAATCCGCTTTTTCGATGACAATTTCTTCTACTTCGCCGGAATGTTTAATGCGCTTTCCAATAAACATCCCGTATAAGTACCCTCCAACTAACGTAGCTGGAATGGCAACGATAATACCGTAGATGATAAAGAGACCAAGTTCTGCCCCTGTGTTTTCTGCAACTACCAGCGGTCCAGGAGTTGGAGCAATCATATTATGTGACACGATTAAGCCGACACCAAGTGCTGTTACGAAACTCACGACTGAAATTCCTGTTTTTGTAGCAAGTGAGCGAATCAATCCACTTAAAATAACAAATGCTGCGTCAAAAAATACCGGAATCGAAACAGCTGTACCTGTTAACGCTAGACCTGCAGAAGATCGTTTAACTCCAAATACATTTAGGACAGCTTGTGCAATTTTTTCAACAGCACCCGATGCTCCTAGAAATTGACCAAAGATAACCCCAAGACCAATTAAAATCCCGACACCTGCGAGCGTATTCCCAAATCCTACCGTAACCGTCGAAGCTACTTCTTTTAGTGGCATGCCGATAGATAATGCAGTTAAAATAGCGATTGTGATTAACGCGAGAAATGGTTCGATTTTCAGCTTAAGAATAGCGAAAAATAGAACAGCCAATGACAGAACAAAAATCAAAATCAACAAATTACCAGTAATCATGGAAACCTCTCCCTTTTCAGTTCATTTTTTATGAGGTACAGCAAGTAAAAATATAATTAGAAATGATAACGGTTTCATTAGACCTAACCCTTATCTTCTGAGGCATGAGCGCTATGGCTTCTGCTCGTGAGAAAAGGATTTTTCACTCGAGTTGTTATTTCTTGAGCACTTGTATAAATTTCGCTATTACCGGCTCTATTGCTTGTTGCATACCTGCCATTACATCTGAGAGATGCATTGTTTCTTCCTCTTTCAAAACTTGCTTGAGGTAAGAAGTCGTGGCCATCGAGACTTCTGTATTAACATTCACTTTGCAAATCCCTTTTTCAACTGCTTGTTTCATCACATGTTCTGGCGTCCCAGAACCCCCGTGTAAAACTAACGGGATGCTGACAGACTGTTGAATTTCTTCTAACAGCGCTAAGTTAATATTCGGCTCCCCTGTATACATGCCGTGAACCGTACCAATCGCTGCTGCCAAAAAATCAACGCCTGTTTCTTCCACAAACTTCTTAGCATCCTGAGGATCGGTCAATGTGCCATCGCCGTCTTCTTCATCTGAAAACGCACCGCGCGCAACTGATCCGATTTCGGCTTCTACACTAACTCCTGCCATATGGGCAATTTTTACGATTTCTTTTGTGTAGCTTATATTTTTTTCAAGATCGTATTTAGAGCCATCGTACATAACCGAGGTAAATCCGCAATCGATCGCTCGAATAATCGATTCTTTTTGATAAGCATGATCTAAGTGGAGGGCAATCGGAACGGTCGATTTTCCAGCTAATACTTTAGTTAAAGCAGCAAAGCCTTCTACGTCTACCATATCGAAATACCTTTCACCTAACGCAATAATCACCGGGTGATTTTCTGCTTCTGCTACGCGAATGACTGCCTGCAAAGTCTCAAGGCTGTAAACATTAAAAGCTGCTACGCCGTACTGTTCTTTTTGAGCTGTTAAAAGAATGTCTTTTGTATTTAGTAACATTCACAGACCACCTTCTTCTTGTATTTGCGTGCCCATACGTATGAACCGCCAATTTATTGGTGCAATAGCTCAGCTACTTCTTTTAAGGTTGTTTTCGACCCGACATTCCCTGGAAAAATAACATAGGCTAAGCCTGGAAACTTACTTTCACTGCCAGTCAGCCATACTGGAATTCCTGGTTTGATCTGTCCGGCAACTGTTGCTCGCTTTACGCTAAGTCCATTTGTTCCAATATCACTAGAGGTAATGCCCCCTTTGGCAATGATAAAGCTTGGTCTTGTTTGAATGTTTTTAACGATACTTGTGACAGCATCCGAAATTTTCACGGACAACAGCAATTCTTCTTCTTTTTTATCCTCACCAAGATCGAGTCGCTCCCGCTTCGTATATACGGCAACCGTCTTGCCTTTTTGAATCAGTTGCTCGCTCTTTTGGATGATCCGCTGAATTTCTTTTTCAAACTTCTCTAGATCCAACACCAAATGAACATCGAACTCGATAAATTCTATGAAACTGCATGTTTGCAGCACGTTAAATTGTTCAGTTGTTTTTTTCACATGGGAGCCAATCATTATTAACCCGCCATTTCCAGAATGATCCTTGACCAATTCGTCTCTTGTTAAAAGCGCTTTGTCTTCAATACCGCCAATAATTTTCGTTAATGCGGCAGCACTTCGGAACATGAAATTCTTCCCTGCTTTCATCGCGCGAATAAGAGCAATTACGACAACTTTCACGTCCACATATTGTGTCGCATTGACAATTACTTTGTTAAAGTCTTCTACTCCCA carries:
- a CDS encoding GntP family permease; its protein translation is MITGNLLILIFVLSLAVLFFAILKLKIEPFLALITIAILTALSIGMPLKEVASTVTVGFGNTLAGVGILIGLGVIFGQFLGASGAVEKIAQAVLNVFGVKRSSAGLALTGTAVSIPVFFDAAFVILSGLIRSLATKTGISVVSFVTALGVGLIVSHNMIAPTPGPLVVAENTGAELGLFIIYGIIVAIPATLVGGYLYGMFIGKRIKHSGEVEEIVIEKADLPKKEISTSLSFTMLALPIVLILTNTVSQLLFPGTAIASIFGFVGEKNVALLISVFAAIIFLRPYIAIPNNRLYSEAINSAGMIILITGAGGAFGAVINSSGIGDHLISTMQSWSIPVLLLAFIFSQILRASLGSATVALVTTSSILGPMVGELGVSPILLGLAICAGGIGLSLPNDSGFWVVNRFGKLTIPQTLLAWTGGGFIAGLTALVTVFILNLFAGILPGL
- a CDS encoding four-carbon acid sugar kinase family protein: MANSKTLNTTETFSHLPSVPDEEKVNQLLTNELQSFNKKIIVLDDDPTGVQTVHGISVYTDWTPESIEAGFAEENTMFFILTNSRGFTAAETKVAHEEIAKTILQTAEQQQKDYMIISRGDSTLRGHYPLETEVLKNTIEAQSDRLFDGEVIMPFFKEGGRFTIENIHYVQDEDQLIPAGETEFAKDRTFGYASSHLGEWAEEKSGGAFKASDATYLSLEDIRGLEIDRLVQQLMGVEDFNKVIVNATQYVDVKVVVIALIRAMKAGKNFMFRSAAALTKIIGGIEDKALLTRDELVKDHSGNGGLIMIGSHVKKTTEQFNVLQTCSFIEFIEFDVHLVLDLEKFEKEIQRIIQKSEQLIQKGKTVAVYTKRERLDLGEDKKEEELLLSVKISDAVTSIVKNIQTRPSFIIAKGGITSSDIGTNGLSVKRATVAGQIKPGIPVWLTGSESKFPGLAYVIFPGNVGSKTTLKEVAELLHQ
- a CDS encoding trypsin-like serine peptidase, yielding MEKEMVTISDIHPFKNLENKKEKLIEEKERINEEALSRYQELLEKSEEKPDEEDVETVHETAKKIEARIENAEDLDGPALERIIFGNDLFPISYLQSGFNIGNSVCRIVLSDRVGRVVGYGTGFLISPSLIMTNNHVLDKEEVAVYSTAEFNYQTDENNVLCQSTIFRLDPDKLFITDKRLDFTIVAVQEFSGDNRRLTDFGHLKLSPNLNIMENEYVSIIQHPQGGHKAVTVRENRVKFLSEDFIHYVTDTQPGSSGSPVFNDQWVVVALHHSGVRDPNDRTQWVANEGIRISSILKHLDALIDHSE
- a CDS encoding class II fructose-bisphosphate aldolase, translating into MLLNTKDILLTAQKEQYGVAAFNVYSLETLQAVIRVAEAENHPVIIALGERYFDMVDVEGFAALTKVLAGKSTVPIALHLDHAYQKESIIRAIDCGFTSVMYDGSKYDLEKNISYTKEIVKIAHMAGVSVEAEIGSVARGAFSDEEDGDGTLTDPQDAKKFVEETGVDFLAAAIGTVHGMYTGEPNINLALLEEIQQSVSIPLVLHGGSGTPEHVMKQAVEKGICKVNVNTEVSMATTSYLKQVLKEEETMHLSDVMAGMQQAIEPVIAKFIQVLKK